Proteins co-encoded in one Carassius gibelio isolate Cgi1373 ecotype wild population from Czech Republic chromosome A15, carGib1.2-hapl.c, whole genome shotgun sequence genomic window:
- the LOC128028549 gene encoding UPF0606 protein KIAA1549L-like isoform X2, protein MYLFNCVLAFICTVCVRDEDADKENDITILSFHTYTDSPLILVAMVIWSRLPSEDGSVISSESVKEVSGKGLNVQKATAQQKLTKEETRKSNGHYDSSSGSLQLISIKPMAAPPTYSHPASSDRSQDSAVFNGEVNLALKQKSDIEHYRNKLRLKAKKKGYYDFPSAEGKGSTKNLSQRHKYSHDRLPHPHSIAQEPEDDRGSTYVKYHRRPSQLSHPTNRSRQSLNSPGGTEMDLLVMRERPRKGIRNSGYDTEPEIIEETDVDRVVGRHYFGCGRQIKGQSETSTLSSQPSIDEVRQQMHLLLEEAFSLASAGHSTSSRHHHSHHQHPSLGPYGLGPVIPYSEVVTSAPGITSQGQGGLQWVPAYRPDPYQCSLAKQAFRFTQLPEMALGSPPPPVPPRTGPPPESSLQRSSSELDPKDHCSESSVPRQHDSAPYKPKARAPLPPITTEPIPNHSGNPMTAVYAIPATRPGYTGYFISTPPSSYHSPSWMSYPPEPEDVPPQWAESNQCHLETIC, encoded by the exons ATGTATCTGTTTAACTGTGTCCTTGcatttatatgtactgtatgtgtaagaGATGAGGATGCAGACAAAGAAAATGACATAACCATCCTCTCATTTCACACATACACTGACTCACCGCTGATCCTTGTTGCTATGGTTATTTGGAGTAGGTTGCCAAGTGAGGATGGTTCCGTCATCAGCAGCGAATCAGTGAAAGAGGTCTCGGGAAAGGGCTTGAATGTGCAAAAAGCCACAGCACAGCAGAAACTTACGAAGGAGGAGACGAGGAAGAGTAATG GGCATTATGATAGTTCTTCAGGATCACTTCAGCTTATTTCTATAAAACCAATGGCAGCTCCACCCACCTACTCGCACCCTGCATCTTCCGACCGCAGCCAGGACTCTGCTGTATTCAATGGAGag GTGAATTTGGCTCTGAAACAGAAGTCAGACATTGAGCACTACAGGAATAAGCTTAGACTGAAGGCCAAGAAGAAGGGATACTATGACTTCCCTTCTGCTGAGGGGAAAGGTAGCACTAAAAACCTGAGTCAGCGACACAAGTACAGCCACGACAGGCTTCCACACCCACACAGCATAGCTCAGGAACCGGAAGATGACAGGGGCTCCACGTATGTGAAGTATCACAGGAG ACCCTCTCAGTTGAGTCACCCCACAAATCGCAGCAGACAGTCTCTAAACAGTCCTGGAGGAACAGAGATGGATCTTCTGGTCATGAGAGAGAGACCCAGAAAGGGGATCCGTAACAGTGGCTATGAT ACTGAGCCAGAGATAATTGAAGAGACTGATGTTGACCGAGTGGTGGGCCGCCATTATTTTGGCTGTGGTCGACAAATCAAAGGTCAATCTGAGACATCAACACTGAGTTCCCAGCCTTCCATAGATGAGGTTCGCCAGCAGATGCATCTGCTGCTAGAAGAAGCCTTTAGTTTAGCTTCAGCTGGTCACTCCACTTCCAGCAGACACCATCACTCCCACCATCAGCATCCATCACTGGGTCCCTATGGCTTAGGTCCAGTCATCCCGTACTCAGAGGTGGTGACCAGTGCACCAGGCATTACAAGTCAAGGGCAGGGAGGCCTACAGTGGGTGCCAGCCTATAGACCAGACCCTTACCAGTGCAGCCTGGCCAAACAG GCATTCAGGTTCACTCAGCTTCCTGAAATGGCTCTTGGGTCACCTCCACCCCCTGTCCCACCAAGAACAGGCCCTCCTCCTGAGTCATCTCTGCAGCG GTCATCTTCTGAACTTGATCCGAAGGATCATTGCTCTGAGTCGTCAGTGCCGCGTCAGCATGACAGCGCCCCCTACAAACCAAAAGCCAGGGCGCCACTCCCACCTATCACTACTGAGCCCATTCCCAACCACTCAG GAAACCCCATGACAGCAGTGTACGCCATCCCAGCCACTCGTCCAGGATACACAGGATATTTCATCTCCACGCCACCCTCCTCCTACCACAGCCCATCCTGGATGTCTTATCCCCCTGAACCCGAGGATGTGCCTCCTCAGTGGGCTGAATCT AACCAGTGTCATTTAGAAACCATTTGCTGA
- the LOC128028549 gene encoding UPF0606 protein KIAA1549L-like isoform X1, whose amino-acid sequence MYLFNCVLAFICTVCVRDEDADKENDITILSFHTYTDSPLILVAMVIWSRLPSEDGSVISSESVKEVSGKGLNVQKATAQQKLTKEETRKSNGHYDSSSGSLQLISIKPMAAPPTYSHPASSDRSQDSAVFNGEVNLALKQKSDIEHYRNKLRLKAKKKGYYDFPSAEGKGSTKNLSQRHKYSHDRLPHPHSIAQEPEDDRGSTYVKYHRRPSQLSHPTNRSRQSLNSPGGTEMDLLVMRERPRKGIRNSGYDTEPEIIEETDVDRVVGRHYFGCGRQIKGQSETSTLSSQPSIDEVRQQMHLLLEEAFSLASAGHSTSSRHHHSHHQHPSLGPYGLGPVIPYSEVVTSAPGITSQGQGGLQWVPAYRPDPYQCSLAKQAFRFTQLPEMALGSPPPPVPPRTGPPPESSLQRSSSELDPKDHCSESSVPRQHDSAPYKPKARAPLPPITTEPIPNHSGNPMTAVYAIPATRPGYTGYFISTPPSSYHSPSWMSYPPEPEDVPPQWAESMPLPGYAEAFPHPHYPQGSPLLWHHRQAIQGGLDNPPSSSTAVSQQSLAEPGDPISPDTPLSSLSTSALVKAIRDEVAKLAKKQADMFEFQV is encoded by the exons ATGTATCTGTTTAACTGTGTCCTTGcatttatatgtactgtatgtgtaagaGATGAGGATGCAGACAAAGAAAATGACATAACCATCCTCTCATTTCACACATACACTGACTCACCGCTGATCCTTGTTGCTATGGTTATTTGGAGTAGGTTGCCAAGTGAGGATGGTTCCGTCATCAGCAGCGAATCAGTGAAAGAGGTCTCGGGAAAGGGCTTGAATGTGCAAAAAGCCACAGCACAGCAGAAACTTACGAAGGAGGAGACGAGGAAGAGTAATG GGCATTATGATAGTTCTTCAGGATCACTTCAGCTTATTTCTATAAAACCAATGGCAGCTCCACCCACCTACTCGCACCCTGCATCTTCCGACCGCAGCCAGGACTCTGCTGTATTCAATGGAGag GTGAATTTGGCTCTGAAACAGAAGTCAGACATTGAGCACTACAGGAATAAGCTTAGACTGAAGGCCAAGAAGAAGGGATACTATGACTTCCCTTCTGCTGAGGGGAAAGGTAGCACTAAAAACCTGAGTCAGCGACACAAGTACAGCCACGACAGGCTTCCACACCCACACAGCATAGCTCAGGAACCGGAAGATGACAGGGGCTCCACGTATGTGAAGTATCACAGGAG ACCCTCTCAGTTGAGTCACCCCACAAATCGCAGCAGACAGTCTCTAAACAGTCCTGGAGGAACAGAGATGGATCTTCTGGTCATGAGAGAGAGACCCAGAAAGGGGATCCGTAACAGTGGCTATGAT ACTGAGCCAGAGATAATTGAAGAGACTGATGTTGACCGAGTGGTGGGCCGCCATTATTTTGGCTGTGGTCGACAAATCAAAGGTCAATCTGAGACATCAACACTGAGTTCCCAGCCTTCCATAGATGAGGTTCGCCAGCAGATGCATCTGCTGCTAGAAGAAGCCTTTAGTTTAGCTTCAGCTGGTCACTCCACTTCCAGCAGACACCATCACTCCCACCATCAGCATCCATCACTGGGTCCCTATGGCTTAGGTCCAGTCATCCCGTACTCAGAGGTGGTGACCAGTGCACCAGGCATTACAAGTCAAGGGCAGGGAGGCCTACAGTGGGTGCCAGCCTATAGACCAGACCCTTACCAGTGCAGCCTGGCCAAACAG GCATTCAGGTTCACTCAGCTTCCTGAAATGGCTCTTGGGTCACCTCCACCCCCTGTCCCACCAAGAACAGGCCCTCCTCCTGAGTCATCTCTGCAGCG GTCATCTTCTGAACTTGATCCGAAGGATCATTGCTCTGAGTCGTCAGTGCCGCGTCAGCATGACAGCGCCCCCTACAAACCAAAAGCCAGGGCGCCACTCCCACCTATCACTACTGAGCCCATTCCCAACCACTCAG GAAACCCCATGACAGCAGTGTACGCCATCCCAGCCACTCGTCCAGGATACACAGGATATTTCATCTCCACGCCACCCTCCTCCTACCACAGCCCATCCTGGATGTCTTATCCCCCTGAACCCGAGGATGTGCCTCCTCAGTGGGCTGAATCT ATGCCCCTACCAGGCTACGCAGAGGCCTTTCCTCATCCTCATTATCCTCAGGGCAGCCCTCTCCTGTGGCACCACCGCCAAGCTATTCAGGGTGGTCTAGACAATCCACCCTCCTCCTCCACTGCAGTGTCCCAGCAGAGTCTCGCAGAGCCCGGAGATCCGATCAGCCCTGACACCCCCCTCAGTAGCCTTTCCACTTCAGCCCTAGTCAAAGCCATCCGTGATGAGGTGGCCAAACTGGCCAAGAAGCAAGCAGACATGTTTGAGTTCCAGGTGTAG